GGCGCCACCCAGCTTTCCCCAGATCTGCTGGATCAGCTTCTTGTCCTCGGCGGTCAGCATGGTGGCGGCTGGAACAGTAGGCAGGGGttggtggcagcagcactgcagggactCCTCTTATAGCTGCTGGCACCTCCACCCAGCCTTATCTTATCACACTGAGGGGTGAGGGGATGGCCGGGCCCTGGGAGCGGCTGCAGCGCTGCCGTGGGGGCCCCAGATGCCTCAGGGGGGCCCTGCCCTAAGGGGGCCCTTGGGGGGCccagctgcctgtcctgccttGCTGCACCAGCCCAACACCAGAATGGGGCAGGGGGCAGcacctccccaggctgccccttGGACATGTCCCACGGGTGCCTCAGCCTTGTCCACCCTGGCTGGCACGTCCTCAAACCTGCTGTTGTGATCCATCATTCTCCACGGATGGGCCAGGGTCCTCCTTGGCTCTGAGGGTGTGGAGGTAGTTCCCACAAATGTCCCATGTCCCCTCCAGACTGGCAcatccagcccctctctgccccaAGAGCCCCATGGCCTCTGAGTAGGAGCCATGGACAAGCCCTCCCAGAGAAACCCAGGCAGGGATCAGCCTCCTCTTTGGGTTCACGGTCTTGCCAAAGTCCATCCTGTGATGCCTGTCAGTCTTGGactccttcccttcttcccaccCCCATGtgtgctcctgcctctccccataAATGCTGGGAAATCCCTCAGGCACCATGGTGTCTGGTCATACAGTAACAGAATTTTAGAATAATCAAATTATTAATGTTGGAAAAGGTGTCTAGGATCCTCGAGCCCAACCATTCCCCCCGAACTGCCAAGGCCAACACCAAACCAGGTCCCCAGaagccacatctacacatctgCTAAatcctccagggacagggactccaccactgccctggacagcctgtgccagtgcctgacaaggctttctgtgaagaaatttttcataatatccaacctaaacctctcctgccacaacttgaggccatttcctctgaCTCTCACATCCTTCtctcagcctctgcaggaaggagtTGGTGCAAACACAGGGAAAGGGACAGATGCTGACCTGGCATGTAAGTAATGGATTTAAACCTCCAGGTTACCTGACACCAATGGATGCAGAATGCTTTAAAAGCTGCTGTGGTGACATTTAGATATTTAGAGCCATTTGATGGCCTGAGAGCTTCCACACCCCCTTGTCCAAACACAGTCCCTAAATTCCATGGATGAGGTGAGGACTGCCGCTTGCAGTGCTGGCTCAGGGTGGCCATCAGAGCAGGCTGATGGCTTTGCACCCACTGTTTCATGCCAGAACTCTCTGAGACAGCAGCTGACATGGTCCTGTGCTTCAGGTTTTGGCCAAACTGCCCCAGTGAAAGGCTGATGTTCCTGATTTTGTTGAACAGCATTTGCAGAGCATCAGGACCGTCTCTGCTTCTCACTCTGCCCCCACCCAGGGAATAGATTTTGAGGTgctgggagaggacacagccaggcagaTAGGCCCAACTAATCAAAGAGGTATTTCATACCTTATAACACCGTGCTCAGCAATCAAAGGGCAAAGAAGGGGTCTGAGGGAGCTTTAGGGGGGGTTATTTATGGTTTTTGCTCATGAACATCAGCCTACCCATGGCATGTGATGAGGGATTGCCTTTGCAcccctgttttattttcttccttgtgcttCCACTTAGTCTTCACTTATTaaacaattatttctgtttgtttgtttgatccTGACCCCcactttttcttgcttttatctTCCTTTGCCCTTCACCTCATCCCGTTGTGGGGGGAGGGAGATGATTGAGCAGCTGGGGTGCAGTGGCTGCACAGTGGGATAACCCACAGAAGAAACACATCAGATACCGCATCCCTACCCCATGGAGAGAAGCACAATGAGAGGACAGTGCCCTGCACTGCAATGCAGGTTTGGttcccagcaggctgggatgggTTTTGGATAGGTCCTAGAAGGATAAAAGACTCTTTCCTGGTCAGCCTGGAGACAGGCTATGGTGGATATACCTTGGTGAGCAGCTGCACTCACAGGGCTCCAGCCCATTCTGGGCTTCTGCTCAATGCCATGTTGCTCCCACTGAATGTTATGTTATCCCCACTGAATTGGGACATGAATTAGTATGAGTTCATTAGTATATGAATTAGTACAGGAGTTTATAAAGTTTAATATTTCCCCCTCCATATTGTGTAGACATTTCAGAACACCCCTGCCCGAACAGTCTGGTGCGGGCAGAACACATTGAGAGGAAAGCACAGAGACCGTAGCTCacatttgaattatttattgGGTTTTGCAGATGACTGAGCCCCTGGAGGAGGATTTAAAGAGCTGCCCAGGAAGGGGTGATATCCCAGAGCCTGgcggcagggctgggctgtggatGGGCCTCCTTCACCCTCGTTGAGGTAATTTATCTGTACTTCTCCGTCAGAATAGAGGAAATACTGGACAGGAACTTGTCCCACGCAGCATGAACTTCTGGGGTGAAGTCACTGGGATAGTGGGCAGCCACAGAGCACAGGATACAGTGGGAAAGCAGCTGTAAGGGAAAGCAGCATGAAATCCATCACAATGAGTACCAGGTATCAGTGTAGGGGTCTGCAATGGACCCTAGGCCCAGTGTGCTGGGGATGACAGCTACGTGTCCCAaccaggcagtgctggtgccTGAGATGGGAGTGAAAAAGCACAGTTGTCTTTTTTACAGGGCAAAAGGCACTGTTTGATCCCACTCCCTCTTCCATGTGTCCTTTCCTTCCTCAAGTGCAACAAAGTGGGACTGTTTATAATGTCTTAAAACTTTGCTCAAGACAGGTGATATAGCTTGATGTGTGAAGCAGATTGATGAAttacagcaaaaccagcagagatTTGAGTCTGTCTAACACAAAccacaggagctctgtgcaCTGGGCCAGAACTTCCACTGAAAGACCAAATCTCAGGGTAAAAATCATATGAGAAACTGGCTCAGGGATCAAGCTGCCATTAGCCCACATGACCTGTGGTCTTTAATTTTGTGATGGCAGTTTCCACTCCTGTGCTCACTCACCTTGAAGTTCACGGGGTCCACCCTGAGGATGTAAGCATGCAGCTCGCTGAGCTTGACCAAGGCCCTTCGGATGTCATCAATGTTCTTCACAGCTTCCCCGATGGCACTCATGACCTTGGAGCCGTGGCCGcggagctgagctgagccttGGCTCAGATCGAAGTGAGGGAAGTAGGTTTTTGTCTGGGGGTAGCTGAAGAAAAGCCTGGAGGAGAACATGAGGAAGAGggtcagcagcagaaatggtATGAGGTGGTAAAACCTCAGAACAAGTGCAGTGTAAACCTTCTGCAGCACATGCAGATTAGACAGCAGCTTCATCTGTATGTGCTAGAGAAGAATTAagtgttaaaaattattaaaaacttaatgtagttttgggtttggttttgttttcaataaataaaagccACAACTTGACACCAAATTTCTTGTATTATATTATACCGAAGTTTCCAGGAccttcaaatgaaaatgaaaaaaaccagaattgaTATGGATGGTATGCAGAATCCTGAAAGGAGGATCACAGTACTTTATACTGAGCTGTAAATAGCATTTAAATCACTTTGAATCACATAAAAATTTCTGATAATTTCCAGACTCTTTTATGCCAGCTTGCTTAATTGGTATGGACTTTGAATTACTGTGCCATGCTTCATGCAGGGGGTCCAGCTGTCTTGTGTCCTAACAGTTTGTTACTTAACAACTGGAGCAATGAAACCTGAGCATCCAGTGAACTTAGTGGACAGCTATTCTCTTAATGCATAAAAACTGTAAGAGAAAGTGCATCACTTGTACAATAAACCACTTCAAGTTTATCCCCTAACAGGGATAATGGTGTTTAGGACACCGAGTATGAATGGCTTTGAATTCCTCACCAGTGCTTCTGGCTATGAATTCTTCTCTATGGatataaggagaaaaaaaacaaccctattAAATcgctaaaaaaacccccatggtTTACTGCTAGACTGTGAAGCATTTAGTAGCACAGACATAACTCCTGAAGATTACATATCGAACAGCACAACTCTTCATCAAGTCTCCCTGGTCCTAGCCTGCTGTCACTCCCCCAAGTTCTACGGGAGATGCATCCCAACAGCAAAGCCCTCTTTGGAGGCCTGCTGGGGCCTTACCTCTCCAGTGATTCTGCCCCAATGGCATCAGCTTGGGCGGCCACCTTGGCCCAGATGGTGACCACGGCGGCTTTCTCGGCGTGGGTCAGCGTCATTGTGCAGGGAtgctggctctgtccccttgcagtgactgctcagagcaggtTTGGGCTCACCCCCCGGGCAGCCCTGGTTATAAAGGGGAAGGGGGAGCGGGCCTTGGTGCCTGTCCACACTCATTGGTCACTCCAGAGGCCCACTACAGACTGGGGGACACTTATCTCCCGAGAAGCAAGGGCTACCCTGGCAAGGGTCAGCACACTGTGCTCCTTGCCTGCTGGCCTTATCAGCTTCTTGCTCCTTAACCTAGCGGCTGTGTGGTCCAAAGAAATTGTCTGGACACGTGTTGATACATGAACAGAGAGATAATGCTGCAGAATTCCATAGATGAAGCATTAGGACACATCTCTAGGCTGAGGAGCGTGTGGGCTCCAGCACACTAAGGAGCCTGAGAGGAATCTGCATTTCCTCCCTTGGTTCACAGGTGGGAACACAAGGCTCTGGGCCTTCCTGACCCAGCCACTTGCAGCATATGTGGCTGCAACACGTGCAATATTTCACATAAAATGCTTTGTAGGTAGTGgtaggggcaggctgggagatCTGTAGTGCAGTTCAGAGGAGAAatgaaatcctgattttttaagaGTAAGTGCAGATTTTACCATTTGCTTCAGGACTTCAATTTGCCAGCCTCTTGCAATCTCACTTTACAATTGCTGCCTGTGGTAACACTGGTAGTAAGGATTACTTTGGACACAGGAATAGAGAGTTTGTGAAATTGAGAACAGTGCTAGAAAAaagtgtgtgtgagagagaaagCCCagtcagatttctttttttatactCCTCAAACTGCACATCTTTGATTTCTAACTGTGTGATCTTACTGTTAGTTGTTCCCTGCAATGTAAAATAGCCCTCAGCAGTGCAGTTAGTGCTCCCTGTgttgtgctgtgtgctggacatgCACAAGAGCTCCTGGTCCCACAGCAGATGGCTGGTACCATCAGGGCACGGGCCCTGGCTGGGTGAAGGACCaaataagcaaaacaaagaCCAGCACAAGTCTGTAATCACAGATAAGTGGGCACAGTGTCAAAGAAATACCCTACTGGAGATGGTTGCTGCAGAACCTCTGGGAGTAAATATCCTGCCAGCACATAAAGCAGAGGTAAATCTCTTTGCCATGCTGATAAACTACAGCAGCCTCAGACATCACCActgagagctggcagctgtgcaaAGAGCACTGGCTGGTACAGCCAGAGGGGTCAGATAATGTTCTCTGCCCAAGCAGCCCTGCACACTTGTGTGGAGAAGGTTGGTGTGTCTGCATTTGACAGCAGCACTACCCACTGCCACAGAGGCTGTTCCCCAGCCATGGTCATCCTGCTAAAGGGAAAGCCCTTCTAGGGATAATGATCCTTGGGTGGTGCATGGGCTGGGGCATGTCCAGCCTATGGATACCTGTACCAAAGCACAGGTGTCACACAGGAGCGTGCACTGGAGCCCCTCAGGAGCtacagggagctgggctgtgctgctggaaaggtGCTGGGTTTGAGGTGGCACCTGTGTGTGTTGGGTATGGCAGGGATCTCTTCTGTGCTGTCACATGGGCATAGGTCTCTCCTCTCTGGGTAGACTCCATAGCCTGGAGGAGTTGATCCCTACACTACAAAGAGACCCCActttcctggggctgtgcctctgccactgcatcctgggctcagctgggaaTGAACCAGGGGTAGGGTCAGAACCAGGCATGGGGTCAGACAGCAACTTCTGTATCCTCTGGTGTCCCCACTTTGCTGGGGCAAGTGGCACTTGCAGGAGGACTCTGGCCCACCCCTTGTACTCTGAGCTGGGCTCTAATTTAAGCTTCTCTGCATGCCATCTGTCACACTAATTAGAAAAAACCTTGGGCTTTCCCAAAAGGCAGGCACAAAGCACTTGGGGCCTCTGAGTCTGCAAgcctggctgggtttggggatCTTGGATTATCATCCCCACCGTGGAGGCCAACAACTCCTCTGGGATTTAATTTCAGATTGTGTTCAGTgccacagctcctccctgtgTCCAGCACAACTGGAGGACACAGTCCTCCTGACCACGGGCTGGGTAATTCACCCACTTTAAGAGGGGATATAAAAATGGACTCATCTGAGACACAAGGAGGACAATTGTTTTACTACAGGGAATATTATCAGAGGGCTCTTTGTATACCTTTGTATACCACACACATCCCCTGAAAACCCAGAGCCCACTCTGGCCACAcaggtgcagagcagcacagtctCCAGGTCAAAGTGCCACTGGCAGGATAGGCAGAGCCAAGGCACGGACAACATGGTATTCAGTTTACACAACTTAAATGGATAGCAGTACCAAGAGAGGCTGTATTCATCATCCCTTGCTACACACATTTCCAAAACCTGCACTTTTCCCATAGaaaatttactttgaaaatatagATGCTGTTGTGAAATATCCATTTACATAATGTTTTTGTCTCCTCCCCAAAGTGCTGCCTCTTATGCGTCGTGTTGCATGGCAGTGCTCCAAGCTCTCCTCAGTGAGAATGCTTTTAATCAGGGGTTACTCAACCAAGCTGTGACCCAGATAAACACAGGGATAAGGCACAGACCATCAGGACTCCTTCCTGTTCTGTGTAACCTGGGCATTGCTTCTCTGACTGCAGGATTATAGTTTGTGTGCACACAAAGTGATGTCTGCACAGGAGGATTCATCATCACTGAAATCATTATggaatttgaattatttttctgagagTTACTCCTTCTGCACTATCTCAAATGCCAGAGCAGCCAAAATGTGGCAGTGGTTTGCTAGAAGGAGCTCATTGCTCACTCAGgatcagggctgtgctggggattGTTGTGGGAGCAAGCCTGGTGGGAGAAGTCTGCTCCTCAACACAACGTGACATGGAAAATGACCTGGCTTTGCATGAACCTCTCAGCCAAATTCCTCATTCCAGTGCTCCAGCTACCCATGGGGTAGTGAGGCTAGGGGGTCCTGGCCTCAGGAATCCGGAGCTGGACAACATGattgctgctgttcctctgtcACAGGGCCAGTGGTGAAGACATGTCCTCTGGGAAACCCGAGCAAACCTGCCTTcctctcttgctgctgcttctcatgaTGATCCACAGCTCCACCGCAGAAGGTCATCCTTTGGGCAGGTCATGAATCTTTGTCAGAAAATCACCaaaggggatttttgtttttaaaattaatgtaggtcttttaaaatccaaaatCTGTTCCAAAAGCTGGCTACCAGAGTTTCTCATTTTAAACAGTAGAAGCAAGCAACAGACCTATTAGCTAATCATAAAAGTGGGATTCTAATTTCTAGCAGCCCTGATTGTAAATCCAATTGAATGGCATCACTGTGAGATCAAGGATAACTTTCCCCATGGGCCTGTATTATCCACAGGAATTGCCTTCCCTCAAGGAGAATGCTGTGGATAAGGAGAGGGACATATATCTGCTCTAACTCTGAAATATTTGAGGCACATTACATTTTGAAAGTCTGAAAAGTGGAATCTAAATCCTGGCTTTACTCTTTAATTTCCTACCAGGGTTTGAAGAACCTGCAACCATTGCTTTAAATGACAAGGCTAACTACAACTAAATGTCCAAGAACTGGGAATGATAGACAGACctataatttattatttgagaaagtaaaattatattttgaagCAGGCACACTGAAATTTTAACATGACAGCCCAGTGCTGGTGTACAAGGAGTGCTCTGCTGTGATAACACGACTGGTCTTTAATCACCCCAGGACAACTCTCTCCCCTCAGCATCACCTTCTCTTGCTCAATTGTTATCGCTGGCCTTGTGCAGAATGGCCCAGCAGATTAtaccctgctggagctgctcatcTCCCTCTTCAGCCACCCACCTctgtcctgtgtccctgggAGGACTGCAGAGCAAAACCCAGAGTGGGGATATCTCACCATGTCCAAGCATCTAAGTAATGcaatgaaatacagaagaattTGCATAAAACCCCAGGGCATCCTCAAATATAATTGCTGATAACTTCTGATCTCGGTTAAGCACAAAAAAATATGAAGGCACCGAGACTGTTGCCAGGGGAGTAAAGGTCACCCTTCCTAATCGGGAGGCAGGAGTAAAAGCACAGGAACCATGAGGCAGGGTGTATCAGGGCTGTGAAGTGAACATGAGCAACAAGCCCAAGCCAGCCTTTCCATGAGCACGGGGAGCCCACAGGTCTGACTTCCACAGCTGCCCCCCTGCAGGCACCCTGGTGTCATGGAATCGttagggctggaaaagcccagTGCAGTCATTCATCTGCAATACTGACACACTGGATTTGGCAGCTCTGATGGAAGCAATCCACTGCCAGATGGTGGAAGAACGGAGAGGGACTGGAAGGGAAGACAGAGAGATTCTCCACCTGCAAATACACCCTCAGTGGCACCCAGGCTGGTACAGGGAGGGTGGAGATGCACATTCACCTTCTGCATCCCATCTTTTGTCCATGGCAAACCTAGGAGAGGTCATCAGTTCCTCTCCCACTAAGGAAAAAGCATCCATGGCCTCATTCCAACCCACAACAAATTACCTTTGTTCTCCCAATTAATTTACCCTTCTGCTCAGTGTGCGGCACATGTGTGATTAGCTccagaaaggcagaaatgttatttcaaaAAACTGTTTGAAATGTCCCAAAGAGGCATTGCAGTAGGCTTTAACCAGCAttcctttatttccatttccaatCTAATTACCAATGAGCCTCCCTATTTAATACTGTGTTATGGagctcttcttttcttccctgttgCTACTAGAAAGTTgctgatgtggaaaaaaaaaaaagagggaaagtgTCATGAGAAGAGTCATGGCAGACTGAGCGCACTTTGAAAAATCCCTATTCACACACACTCTCCAAGGTGTTAGGTTAAACTAGCACTGTCAAGCCCTCCACTAAACCGTGTCCCAAAGTGCCACACCCACATGTTTTTTGAAGACTTCCAAGGGGGCTTGTgattccacccctgccctgggcagttccagtgCCTTTCCCCTTATTCATGAGGATGACAACCCAGGGTGGGTCTGGGCGTGGGGGGATGATGAGCCCTAACTGCTCTTTGTTACCAGCTCTCAGGAAAGTTCTGGAGTAAATGACTGAACTGTCTGAAAGCTCACAATGACCCAAAGTGGCCAAATAACAGCATTGGGTGGTTCAGGatccagcagcccctgtggaAGGATCCAGGGCTGGGGCCACCATGCGCTGTCTGGGtacagggctgagctggggatgctgagctATGCTGGGGCCActgggctgagctggaaggtgctggctgcaggcatgTGGAGCACTGGAATAAACTGGGAGTGTGTGGAACAGGGAGTGGTGTCCATGGGACACTGGGATGATTGGGAGAAAGTGTCAGGTGATGGTCTGAACTGGGGGCACTGGCCTCTACTGGgaacagggctgtgtgtgagtTGGGGCTCTGAACTGGAGGCATGGTGGTATACTGGgaacagggctgtgtgtgaatTGGTGGTCTGAACTGGAGGCACTGGGCTGTACTGGgaacagggctgtgtgtgaatTGGCAGTCTGAACTGGAGGCACTGGCCTGTACTGGgaacagggctgtgtgtgaggTGCTGGTCATAACTGAGGACGTGGCTGCGGGTATGAACCCACTGGTCGtaactgggagcactgggctgtaCTGGGAACGAGCTGTGGGGCCATCAGATGCTGGACAGAACTGGGGGCACTTGCCTATACTGGagatggggctgtgtgtgaggTGCTGGTCAGAACTGGGGGCACTGGGCTATGCTGGGAACGGGCAATGGAGGTATGAGATGCTGGTGAGAACTGGGGGCACTGGGCTATGCTGGGAACGGGCAATGGGGGTATGAGATGCTGGTCAGAACTGGGGGCACTGGGCTGCATGGGCACGGGCCGCGGGGCACAGGCGGCCCGGCACAGGCGGCCCGGCACAGGCAGCCCGGGTAGAGCCGCCCGGGCCGCGCAGTCccgccggtgccggtgccggtgccggtgccggtgccggtggcggtgccggtggcggtgccggtggcggcggcggcggccgcagcGTGTGTCGGCGGAAGCGGAAGGCGCAGCGGCCGAGCCCTTCCTGCGGGAAGCCCGAGCCGGCATGGGCGAGAGCACCAGCCCCATCAGCGTGATCCTGGTGAGCTCGGGCAGCCGCGGCAACAAGCTGCTGTTCCGCTTCCCGTTCCAGCGCGGCGCCGAGCACCCCGCCGCGCAGGACAGTAAGTGCCGACGCCGGGAGCTGCGGCTGCCCCGCGCCCGCAGCGGCCTCCGCGGGCCTGGCATCCTCCCGTGGGGGGCTGGTACCCCACACGGACCCCTCACACCCCCCGTGGGGACCCGGAGTCCCCCTCACATCCTTCACATTGTCCGTGGGGGCCTGGCACCCCTCACCTGGCACTCTGCACCCCTCACACTGTCTGTGGGTACCTGTCATCCCCCACACACCCCTCACACTGTCTGTGGGTACCTGTCATCCCCCCACACCCCTCACATACACCCCTCACACTCTGGGTACCTGTCATCCCCCTCACACCCCATCAGACATCACGCTCTCTGGGTACCTGTCATCCCCCCAGACACCCCTCACACTCTCTGGGTACCTGTCATCCCCCCCCAGACACTCCCCTCACACTCTCTGGGTACCTGTCATCCCCCCACACCCCTCACACTGTCTGGGTACCTGTCATCCCCCCTACACACACCCCTCACACTCTCTGGGTACCTGTCACCCCCCCAGACACCCCTCACACTGTCTGTGTGTATCTGTCATCCCCCCACACCCCTCACACTCTCTGGGTACCTGTCATCCCCCCAGACACCCCTCACACTCTCTGGGTACCTGTCATCCCCCCCAGACACCCCTCACACTCTCTGGGTACCTGTCATCCCCCCAGACACACCCCCCCCCCTGGGTACCTGTCATCCCCCCAGACACCCCTCACACTCTCTGGGTACCTGTCATCCCCCCTACACACACCCCTCACACCCTCTGTAGGTACCTGGCTCCCCTCACTCTCCCTGTCCATGAGGACCTGGCCCCTCTCACATCTCCCCATGGGACTCTGCACCTCTCAGCCCTAGCCCTGCAGTGCCCTCACTCCCCCCAGGTGCCCTGGGACCCCTCTCATCCATCAGTTGAACCACATTAGTGCCAGGTGTCACTGTCCACCTGCTACCTTACCTCTGTCTGGGGGCAGGTGAATCCCCTGGGTTTTGGGAGCTTCAGGGGAACGAGGAGGCAGGATGAGAAGGAAGGCACCTATTTGGAAGAAGTGATTCAGTAACCACTATAAGCTTTAACCAATAATGGGTAGGAATTACAAAATTTTAGTCTGTGGTCTCGAATAGTGTGCTGGAGGAGGGTTaatttctcctggaaaacagGAGCATGGGACTGTTCAGGTGCCAGCACTGCTTGCATCTCTTGCTTTGAGGCACATGATTTGGGACAGTGCCTGTGGCTGGACTGGGAGCAGTATCAGTGCAGGGCCTAAAGGTGCTGTGGGGTGATGGAGCTGTGTGATCTGGTTGTGTGCTAGTGGCTGTGTGTCGGGAGAAGTTTAACTCCCCTGCTTAGGCTGTGAGTCAATTTATGAAGAGGGAATCATCTCCAAttccctttccatttttatAGGTGAAATATGaaaagtagtttttttttttttgtttttgctgacTGTTTCCCTGCCACCCCCCTCCTGCTTTTTGTTGATAAAGGATTTCCCTTCCTGTGACAGTGGGAGCATTATAATTGTCCCAAAACCTGAGCAACAAGGAGGGAAATTGCATTGGTCAGACTTTTACCTTTCACTCTTGAAATGCAGACTGTTACCTGTGTCAGTTTCTGTGAATGTTTCACTTTCTCCTCTTCATCCCCTAAAGGATAAaaattttctcctattttttaaatgttcttttgaGTGAGAATAGAAAAATGTACAAACACAAATTAAGCAGATTGTTTCTGGGTAAATTTATCTTTATTCTTTGCTTCAGACAAACCAAGGAGTCGATATGCTGTGAATGGCTCTGGTGACACCACAGAAGATCAAGATGGGGACTCCAGGTAGGagggaaaacatttcttctgcCTAAGAGGTTGAAATGGAGGAGAGACAGCCTCCTGCTCTCTTGCCTCCTAGTTCCTAGGCACATTCTTTTGGAATCTATAGAAGACAGCCTggcaaaaaaaatgctttaatatCAAGTTATGAAGAACCTTCATGCTTAGTAAAGAGGACTGTCTCACCAGGGAGTGCTGCTGAATCTGTTGTTTCCTGGGCAAGGTCAGCTATTCTGTGCTTGTTAGAAAGGCAATATTGCCCTTTCAAAACTCGGAGCATTAATCCTCTGGCAAAATCCCACGTTTCTTTACGTTCCTACTTCTAACTGGATAAATTTTTCAGTTGCCTCAACTTCTTCCCCAGCTCATGTAATGGTCTATTGGAATTGCTGTGCACTGATGAATAACTAATTTTGTTTCtccagacagagctgctgttgtGTCAGTGGAGTGACACAGTGGCTCAAAAGGAAACTGACACTTGAAGAGTTTTTTAAGCACAGGAAATCAGAGAGTAACAAACGCACTGAAAATAGCCAGTGTGATGTTCAGCGTGTATGGATGGACCCTCTAATTAGTTTTTGTTGAACATTTGAAATCTGCTGCATAGTTCTAAATTTATCACTAGTAGATGTGAGAGAAATCTGGgagagaaaaagtatttttgtctGTTGGCCCACAGTTCACTTGCAGATCTTTTCTGTgatctgtattttaatttccagtattaataaaaaagaggtatttgctgctcttctcttttaTAAGAGTACTAAGGAAGTAATCATCACTTTCCCACCCCCAAAAAATGTAAGATTGTTGTTAACTTTATGACAGAGAATGGTTTAGCTGAAATTAAAATCACCCACATTACTGTAAACATCATCACTTAATTTCGTTTTGCAGGACTGGGATCTTATGCAAACACATTTTGCTTGAGGTAATTTGTATCTGCTGCCTCTTCTGATGCTTTGAAACCTTCAAACACAACCTTTGGCTGTGTGTCCAGTGAGTGCAGCGtggacagggcacagctgcagggggaGCAAACCATTTGTATGATTGGGAACTGGTGACTGGCTTTTCAGGCTGGGCTGTGGACAGCAGGAGAGCCCAGTGCTCATGTCTGCTGGTTATCCCAGGGGTTTTGTTGGTGGCTGTTCAAACCCCTGGCTCTAGAATTTCCCTGTGTAGATGAAGAAGGTGTTGGAATGATACCAACTTCAGTCTGACACTGATTCTTGTTGCCTCTGCTGTTTTGGCAGGTTGGGCAAAGCCCTTAACGTGTGGCTGTGTTTCTTGTATGTtgcctgtgttgctgagttAGTGTGAGACAACATGTGGTTA
This genomic window from Motacilla alba alba isolate MOTALB_02 chromosome 14, Motacilla_alba_V1.0_pri, whole genome shotgun sequence contains:
- the LOC119707159 gene encoding hemoglobin subunit pi isoform X1 is translated as MKLLSNLHVLQKVYTALVLRFYHLIPFLLLTLFLMFSSRLFFSYPQTKTYFPHFDLSQGSAQLRGHGSKVMSAIGEAVKNIDDIRRALVKLSELHAYILRVDPVNFKLLSHCILCSVAAHYPSDFTPEVHAAWDKFLSSISSILTEKYR
- the LOC119707159 gene encoding hemoglobin subunit pi isoform X2, which produces MTLTHAEKAAVVTIWAKVAAQADAIGAESLERLFFSYPQTKTYFPHFDLSQGSAQLRGHGSKVMSAIGEAVKNIDDIRRALVKLSELHAYILRVDPVNFKLLSHCILCSVAAHYPSDFTPEVHAAWDKFLSSISSILTEKYR